In one window of Drosophila innubila isolate TH190305 chromosome 2L unlocalized genomic scaffold, UK_Dinn_1.0 4_B_2L, whole genome shotgun sequence DNA:
- the LOC117781001 gene encoding uncharacterized protein LOC117781001 produces the protein MKFKKLKRSKKNLESPAKIELAYNVLYPKKNKPHIKKIYPRSQQQCPQRQPRSTICRQPQASSQRVWRKTIVFTKTKPKMKLPRLFRADRLTGLPVDYERTVSKIMHYVNPHLSSSPSPDQLMEELLTRTLVGYVGNWNCSNQSPQFLKHHMRIILRNQVPQSIENDFRNDADLCQFHCACKRKPVPPEALIPTYKSKFNYNNLKIKSK, from the exons atgaaatttaagaaacttaaaaggtcaaaaaaaaatttggagtCTCCAGCTAAAATCGAACTAGCGTATAATGTTCTGTATCCAAAAAAGAACAAGCCCCATATTAAGAAGATATATCCAAGGAGTCAACAACAATGCCCTCAACGACAGCCCAGAAGTACGATATGCCGTCAACCTCAAGCTTCTAGTCAGCGCGTTTGGCGGAAGACGATCGTATTTACGAAGACTAAGCCGAAGATGAAGTTGCCAAGATTATTTCGTGCAGATCGCTTGACCGGATTGCCCGTAGACTACGAGCGTACTGTGTCAAAGATCATGCACTATGTAAATCCGCATCTTTCAAGCAGCCCAAGTCCCGACCAGCTGATGGAGGAACTGTTGACACGTACGCTGGTGGGCTATGTTGGTAACTGGAATTGCAGCAATCAATCTCCACAATTCCTTAAGCACCATATGCGCATAATTCTACGAAATCAGGTTCCACAGTCTATAGAAAATGACTTCCGAAATGACGCGGATTTGTGCCAGTTTCACTGTGCCTG caAACGTAAACCTGTCCCACCGGAGGCTCTAATTCCAAcctataaaagtaaatttaattacaacaatCTCAAGATAAAGAGCAAATAG